In Oryzihumus leptocrescens, the following are encoded in one genomic region:
- a CDS encoding bifunctional metallophosphatase/5'-nucleotidase produces MSFARARRLTGVMAVVLAAGAGVAMTSGVSQARPVKSSTTDIQILSFNDFHGNLEAPSGSSGRVTVDHRLDTSGATPKVVDVTKDAGGVEYLATHLKQARAGHRNTVTVAAGDIIGASPLLSAAFHDEPTIEAMNSLGLDATSVGNHEFDEGYKELQRMQDGGCLPDGDGAANQNSCAAHTFEGADFHYLAANVKYAGTNKTILPPYFVKTFPGGAKVGFIGMTLKETPSIVSQAGIQGLQFTDEVQTANALVPVLHRQGVNAIVVLIHQGGTPAVQKWTGPDGKVYNANATYDYACGKGGTLAPDSAILPIAANLSPAIDMVISGHTHQPYVCNVPDPAGQQRLVTSASSFGRLFTETDLKYDVQTSDIVRASVAGTNMVVTRDVAKDPAESQIISTYSTLIKPIAEKHLGTISTDVNRVASPAGETPLGDLIADAQVNDPSVVSGGVKPVVAFMNPGGIRADLTYASSPKGEGDGVVTYEEAFTVQPFNNYVVSMNLTGADIYALLQQQWSGANAGPSNTKFLQVSKGFSYAWRTGTAGPEVVPGSVKIGDTVVANDASQTFRVAANNFLSDGGDNFAAFKNGTGKYIGGLDIDSFANYLPTVSPYTPAALDRITKQ; encoded by the coding sequence ATGTCCTTTGCACGTGCACGACGCCTGACCGGCGTCATGGCCGTGGTCCTTGCCGCCGGGGCCGGCGTCGCGATGACCAGCGGCGTCTCGCAGGCCAGGCCGGTGAAGAGCTCGACCACCGACATCCAGATCCTGTCGTTCAACGACTTCCACGGGAACCTCGAGGCGCCCTCGGGCTCGTCGGGCAGGGTCACCGTGGACCACCGCCTCGACACCAGCGGCGCGACCCCCAAGGTCGTCGACGTCACCAAGGACGCGGGCGGGGTGGAGTACCTCGCGACGCACCTGAAGCAGGCCCGCGCCGGGCACCGCAACACCGTGACCGTCGCGGCCGGCGACATCATCGGCGCCTCGCCGCTGCTGTCGGCGGCGTTCCACGACGAGCCGACCATCGAGGCCATGAACTCCCTGGGCCTGGACGCCACGTCGGTGGGCAACCACGAGTTCGACGAGGGCTACAAGGAGCTGCAGCGCATGCAGGACGGCGGCTGCCTGCCCGACGGGGACGGCGCGGCCAACCAGAACTCCTGTGCCGCGCACACCTTCGAGGGTGCCGACTTCCACTACCTCGCGGCCAACGTGAAGTACGCCGGGACCAACAAGACGATCCTGCCGCCCTACTTTGTCAAGACGTTCCCCGGTGGCGCCAAGGTCGGCTTCATCGGCATGACGCTCAAGGAGACCCCGAGCATCGTCAGCCAGGCCGGCATCCAGGGCTTGCAGTTCACCGACGAGGTCCAGACCGCCAACGCGCTCGTGCCGGTGCTGCACCGCCAGGGCGTCAACGCGATCGTCGTGCTCATCCACCAGGGCGGCACCCCGGCGGTGCAGAAGTGGACCGGCCCGGACGGCAAGGTCTACAACGCCAACGCGACCTACGACTACGCCTGCGGCAAGGGCGGCACGCTCGCGCCCGACTCGGCGATCCTGCCGATCGCGGCGAACCTCTCCCCGGCCATCGACATGGTCATCTCCGGGCACACGCACCAGCCCTACGTCTGCAACGTGCCCGACCCGGCCGGTCAGCAGCGCCTGGTGACCTCGGCGTCCTCCTTCGGCCGCCTGTTCACCGAGACCGACCTGAAGTACGACGTGCAGACCAGCGACATCGTGCGCGCCTCGGTCGCCGGCACCAACATGGTCGTCACCCGGGACGTGGCCAAGGACCCGGCCGAGTCGCAGATCATCAGCACCTACAGCACCCTGATCAAGCCGATCGCCGAGAAGCACCTGGGCACGATCTCCACCGACGTCAACCGGGTCGCCTCGCCGGCCGGCGAGACGCCGCTGGGCGACCTCATCGCCGACGCGCAGGTCAACGACCCCTCGGTCGTCTCCGGTGGCGTGAAGCCGGTCGTGGCGTTCATGAACCCCGGTGGTATCCGTGCGGACCTCACCTACGCCTCGTCCCCCAAGGGCGAGGGTGACGGCGTGGTCACCTACGAGGAGGCCTTCACCGTCCAGCCGTTCAACAACTACGTCGTGTCGATGAACCTCACCGGCGCCGACATCTACGCCCTGCTCCAGCAGCAGTGGTCCGGCGCCAACGCCGGCCCGAGCAACACCAAGTTCCTCCAGGTGTCCAAGGGCTTCAGCTATGCGTGGCGGACCGGCACGGCCGGCCCGGAGGTCGTGCCCGGCTCGGTGAAGATCGGCGACACGGTCGTGGCCAACGACGCCTCGCAGACCTTCCGCGTGGCGGCCAACAACTTCCTGTCCGACGGTGGCGACAACTTCGCCGCCTTCAAGAACGGGACGGGCAAGTACATCGGCGGCCTCGACATCGACAGCTTCGCCAACTACCTGCCGACGGTGTCGCCGTACACCCCGGCCGCGCTGGACCGCATCACCAAGCAGTAG
- the mshD gene encoding mycothiol synthase, translating to MSAMRVDGLFQLDDDQSHAVLSLARRATTTDGVTPLSEHVLLHVRHSSGGSVDDPLSHFLLYDGTQLAGYAHLEHGSGGEPATAEVVIDPDLRRGGAGRTLVQALLKQAPDLRLWSHGHLAAARAFAARDGFTSVRELWRMKRPLGPEVGAEPLPEPRLPEGFTARTFVEGQDEDAWLRVNARAFAQHPEQGRITRADLDQRFAEDWFDPDGFILVEDPHGRLAAFHWTKVHAHAATPGNGQPSHPPIGEVYVVGVDPDYQGHGLGTAVTLLGLRHLESLGLAEVMLYVDGDNAAAIATYTRLGFQRADVDVMYSRAASGEPAA from the coding sequence ATGAGCGCCATGCGCGTGGACGGCCTCTTCCAGCTCGACGACGACCAGTCGCACGCGGTGCTGTCCCTGGCCCGCCGCGCGACCACCACCGACGGGGTCACCCCGCTCTCCGAGCACGTCCTGCTCCACGTGCGGCACAGCAGCGGCGGCTCGGTCGACGACCCGCTCTCCCACTTCCTGCTGTATGACGGCACGCAGCTCGCGGGCTACGCCCACCTCGAGCACGGCTCAGGTGGCGAGCCCGCCACCGCGGAGGTCGTCATCGACCCCGACCTGCGCCGCGGCGGGGCCGGCCGCACCCTCGTCCAGGCCCTGCTGAAGCAGGCGCCGGACCTGCGGCTCTGGTCCCACGGCCACCTCGCCGCCGCCCGGGCCTTCGCCGCGCGGGACGGCTTCACCTCGGTGCGCGAGCTCTGGCGGATGAAGCGCCCGCTCGGCCCGGAGGTCGGCGCCGAGCCGCTGCCGGAGCCACGCCTGCCCGAGGGGTTCACCGCCCGGACCTTCGTGGAGGGCCAGGACGAGGACGCCTGGCTGCGGGTCAACGCCCGCGCCTTCGCCCAGCACCCGGAGCAGGGCCGGATCACCCGCGCCGACCTCGACCAGCGCTTCGCCGAGGACTGGTTCGACCCCGACGGGTTCATCCTCGTGGAGGACCCGCACGGCCGCCTCGCCGCCTTTCACTGGACCAAGGTCCACGCACACGCCGCCACCCCGGGCAACGGCCAGCCCAGCCACCCGCCGATCGGCGAGGTCTACGTCGTGGGGGTCGACCCCGACTACCAGGGCCACGGCCTCGGCACGGCGGTCACCCTGCTCGGGCTGCGGCACCTCGAGTCGCTCGGCCTGGCCGAGGTGATGCTCTACGTCGACGGCGACAACGCGGCCGCGATCGCCACCTACACCCGCCTGGGCTTCCAGCGCGCCGACGTCGACGTGATGTACTCCCGGGCCGCCTCCGGCGAGCCGGCCGCCTGA
- a CDS encoding RNA degradosome polyphosphate kinase, whose translation MTTESPDRVIEPPQPQQEEGATPDGAAEQAEQTRSIASARPRQANGRFMRVLPSPHSQASGWSEEDLPDDRFLDREISWLQFNERVLQLADDETIPLLERARYLSIFASNLDEFFMVRVAGLKRRIATGLALRSASGLEPREVLEQISLVAHELMWMHADTFEKSVRPALADEGITIVRWEELAEAEHETLHGMFRDQVFPVLTPLAVDPAHPFPYISGLSLNLAVVLVNTKTGNEHFARVKVPPLLPRFIPVGPAAQVTDSPLADLYHARFVPLEDVIAAHLDQLFPGMEVREHFTFRVTRNEDLEVEEDDAENLLAALEKELTRRRFGPPVRLEVGDDMDDHVMDLLVRELGVHEGEVYRLPTPLDLTGLELLADLERSELKFSPFVPKTHPDLSAVETSQPSDILAAMRSKDVLLQHPYDSFSTSVQAFVEQAAADPRVLAIKQTLYRTSGDSPIVDALIDAAEAGKQVLAVVEIKARFDEQNNISWARKLEHSGVHVVYGIVGLKTHAKLSLVVRQEAEGLRRYCHIGTGNYNPKTARLYEDLGLLTCDPQVGEDLTRLFNQLSGFAPRSRFKRLLVAPRSVRSGLVDLVEQEIEHVNAGRGGYVGIKVNSIVDEALIDALYRASRAGVVVDVFVRGICALRPGVPDLSETIRVRSILGRFLEHSRVFIFGGGGETQAYIGSADMMHRNLDRRVECLVRLSDPGHIADVQALMTRGMSDETSSWHLAGDGRWTRHHVGSDGLPLNDYQEGLIEQHTRRRRKARRR comes from the coding sequence ATGACCACCGAGTCGCCGGACCGCGTCATCGAGCCGCCCCAGCCGCAGCAGGAGGAGGGGGCGACACCCGACGGCGCGGCCGAGCAGGCCGAGCAGACCCGGTCGATCGCGAGCGCCCGCCCCCGCCAGGCCAACGGCCGGTTCATGCGCGTGCTCCCGAGCCCGCACAGCCAGGCCAGCGGGTGGAGCGAGGAGGACCTGCCGGACGACCGCTTCCTCGACCGCGAGATCTCCTGGCTGCAGTTCAACGAGCGGGTGCTGCAGCTGGCCGACGACGAGACCATCCCCCTGCTGGAGCGGGCCCGCTACCTGTCGATCTTCGCCAGCAACCTCGACGAGTTCTTCATGGTGCGCGTCGCCGGGCTCAAGCGCCGCATCGCCACCGGCCTGGCGCTGCGCTCGGCCTCCGGGCTGGAGCCGCGCGAGGTGCTCGAGCAGATCAGCCTGGTCGCGCACGAGCTGATGTGGATGCACGCCGACACGTTCGAGAAGTCGGTGCGCCCGGCCCTGGCCGACGAGGGCATCACCATCGTGCGCTGGGAGGAGCTCGCCGAGGCGGAGCACGAGACCCTGCACGGCATGTTCCGCGACCAGGTCTTCCCGGTGCTCACCCCGCTGGCGGTCGACCCGGCCCACCCGTTCCCCTACATCTCCGGCCTCTCGCTCAACCTGGCCGTCGTCCTGGTCAACACCAAGACCGGCAACGAGCACTTCGCCCGGGTCAAGGTGCCGCCGCTGCTGCCCCGGTTCATCCCTGTGGGGCCGGCCGCGCAGGTCACGGACTCACCGTTGGCCGACCTCTACCACGCGCGGTTCGTGCCGCTCGAGGACGTCATCGCCGCGCACCTGGACCAGCTCTTCCCCGGCATGGAGGTGCGCGAGCACTTCACCTTCCGGGTCACCCGCAACGAGGACCTCGAGGTCGAGGAGGACGACGCCGAGAACCTCCTGGCCGCGCTGGAGAAGGAGCTCACCCGGCGCCGGTTCGGCCCGCCGGTGCGCCTCGAGGTCGGCGACGACATGGACGACCACGTCATGGACCTGCTGGTGCGCGAGCTCGGCGTGCACGAGGGCGAGGTCTACCGCCTGCCCACGCCGCTGGACCTGACCGGCCTGGAGCTGCTGGCCGACCTCGAGCGCTCGGAGCTGAAGTTCTCGCCGTTCGTGCCCAAGACCCACCCCGACCTGTCGGCCGTGGAGACCTCGCAGCCCTCGGACATCCTCGCCGCGATGCGGTCCAAGGACGTGCTGCTGCAGCACCCCTACGACTCGTTCTCCACGTCGGTGCAGGCCTTCGTCGAGCAGGCCGCCGCCGACCCCAGGGTGCTGGCGATCAAGCAGACGCTCTACCGCACCTCCGGCGACTCCCCCATCGTCGACGCCCTCATCGACGCCGCCGAGGCCGGCAAGCAGGTGCTGGCCGTGGTGGAGATCAAGGCGCGCTTCGACGAGCAGAACAACATCTCCTGGGCCCGCAAGCTCGAGCACTCCGGCGTCCACGTGGTCTACGGCATCGTCGGGCTCAAGACCCACGCCAAGCTGTCGCTGGTCGTGCGCCAGGAGGCCGAGGGGCTGCGCCGCTACTGCCACATCGGCACAGGCAACTACAACCCCAAGACCGCCCGGCTCTACGAGGACCTCGGCCTGCTCACCTGCGACCCGCAGGTCGGGGAGGACCTGACCCGGCTGTTCAACCAGCTCTCCGGCTTCGCCCCGCGCTCCCGGTTCAAGCGGCTGCTCGTCGCGCCGCGCTCGGTGCGCTCGGGCCTGGTCGACCTCGTCGAGCAGGAGATCGAGCACGTCAACGCCGGCCGCGGCGGCTACGTCGGGATCAAGGTCAACTCGATCGTCGACGAGGCGCTCATCGACGCGCTCTACCGCGCCTCCCGTGCCGGCGTCGTGGTCGACGTGTTCGTCCGCGGCATCTGCGCGCTGCGGCCCGGGGTGCCCGACCTGTCCGAGACGATCCGGGTGCGCTCGATCCTGGGCCGGTTCCTGGAGCACTCGCGGGTGTTCATCTTCGGCGGCGGCGGGGAGACCCAGGCCTACATCGGCAGCGCCGACATGATGCACCGCAACCTCGACCGGCGGGTCGAGTGCCTGGTGCGCCTGTCCGACCCCGGGCACATCGCCGACGTGCAGGCGCTGATGACGCGCGGCATGAGCGACGAGACCTCGAGCTGGCACCTGGCCGGCGACGGGCGCTGGACCCGCCACCACGTCGGCTCCGACGGCCTGCCGCTCAACGACTACCAGGAAGGCCTGATCGAGCAGCACACCCGACGCCGGCGCAAGGCCCGTCGCCGGTGA
- a CDS encoding NUDIX hydrolase, translating into MTEGVTPGQVAAPIVGSAAARPVAAAGTLPWRLHDGSLEVLLVHRPAYDDWAWAKGKLDPGEEWPTCAARETWEETGLQVRLGRPLPPASYTFFDKAGELATKEVRYWAAEVTGGDGALVNEIDEVAWLPVAEASDRLHYARDRDQLRALVRASTAGRLATWPLVLVRHAHAVGRSTWAEPDPLRPLDAAGEARAETLVGLLGAYGITRLVTSPSVRCAATLAPYAAARGLKLRGKPVLSEEMYSVTPDRAMRPLERLLEGGRPGALCSHGPVLPSLLGRLARTLDPGEDEGGAGAAALEEAADLGMAKGEALVCHIAGTGATAQLVAVERHLP; encoded by the coding sequence GTGACCGAGGGGGTCACGCCCGGCCAGGTCGCAGCGCCAATCGTGGGGAGCGCCGCGGCGCGCCCGGTCGCGGCCGCCGGCACCCTGCCGTGGCGGTTGCACGACGGGTCGCTCGAGGTGCTGCTGGTGCACCGTCCCGCCTACGACGACTGGGCCTGGGCCAAGGGCAAGCTCGACCCCGGCGAGGAGTGGCCCACCTGCGCGGCCCGGGAGACGTGGGAGGAGACCGGGCTGCAGGTGCGGCTGGGCCGGCCGCTGCCGCCGGCGTCCTACACGTTCTTCGACAAGGCCGGCGAGCTGGCGACCAAGGAGGTCCGCTACTGGGCCGCCGAGGTCACCGGCGGTGACGGTGCCCTCGTCAACGAGATCGACGAGGTCGCCTGGCTGCCGGTGGCCGAGGCCTCCGACCGGCTCCACTACGCCCGCGACCGCGACCAGCTGCGGGCCCTGGTTCGCGCCTCGACGGCCGGCCGGCTGGCCACCTGGCCGCTGGTCCTCGTGCGCCACGCCCACGCCGTCGGCCGCTCCACCTGGGCCGAGCCCGACCCGCTGCGCCCGCTCGACGCCGCCGGCGAGGCCCGCGCCGAGACCCTGGTCGGCCTGCTCGGCGCCTACGGCATCACCCGCCTGGTCACCTCCCCCTCCGTGCGGTGCGCCGCGACGCTGGCGCCGTATGCCGCGGCCCGTGGGCTGAAGCTGCGGGGCAAGCCGGTGCTGTCCGAGGAGATGTACTCCGTGACGCCCGACCGCGCGATGCGTCCCCTCGAGCGGCTGCTGGAAGGTGGCCGGCCCGGGGCGCTGTGCTCCCACGGGCCGGTCCTGCCCTCGCTGCTGGGCCGGCTCGCCCGCACCCTGGACCCCGGGGAGGACGAGGGCGGCGCCGGCGCGGCAGCCCTCGAGGAGGCCGCGGACCTCGGCATGGCCAAGGGCGAGGCGCTCGTCTGCCACATCGCCGGGACGGGCGCGACGGCCCAGCTCGTCGCCGTCGAGCGCCACCTCCCCTGA
- the pstS gene encoding phosphate ABC transporter substrate-binding protein PstS, whose protein sequence is MKIQRLGQLTGVALVGTLALTACGSDNNASPAAGGASSGSSSSVACGKGTLNGEGSSAQKNAIEQAISDFQDQCNGATVNYNPTGSGAGIKQFIAGQVDWAGSDSALKDKPAAGSSQAETAQAQAKCGSEAWNIPMVTGPIAVSYNVAGVDKLILTPDVTAKIFLGQITKWNDPAIAAINPGVKLPSTAIKVFFRSDESGTTENFTKYLAAAAPKVWTATPGKKWTGKGEGKEKSAGVANAVKSTDGGITYAEWSYAKDNKLGIAQIDNGAGPVELTGESAGKAVAAATVAGTGNDLKLKLDYATKTPGAYPIVLVTYEIACSKAKDPAKVELLKSFLKFFASPAEQAKLQDIGYAPLPTEIQTKVATAINALS, encoded by the coding sequence GTGAAGATCCAGCGTCTCGGCCAGCTCACCGGAGTGGCCCTTGTTGGCACGCTTGCGCTGACGGCCTGCGGTTCCGACAACAACGCCAGCCCCGCCGCCGGCGGTGCCTCCTCGGGCTCGTCGTCCAGCGTGGCCTGCGGCAAGGGCACGCTCAACGGCGAGGGCTCCTCGGCCCAGAAGAACGCCATCGAGCAGGCCATCTCCGACTTCCAGGACCAGTGCAACGGCGCCACCGTCAACTACAACCCGACCGGCTCTGGCGCGGGCATCAAGCAGTTCATCGCCGGCCAGGTCGACTGGGCCGGCTCCGACTCCGCCCTCAAGGACAAGCCCGCGGCCGGCTCGAGCCAGGCGGAGACCGCGCAGGCCCAGGCCAAGTGCGGCTCCGAGGCCTGGAACATCCCCATGGTGACCGGCCCCATCGCCGTGTCCTACAACGTCGCCGGCGTCGACAAGCTCATCCTCACCCCCGACGTGACGGCCAAGATCTTCCTCGGCCAGATCACCAAGTGGAACGACCCGGCCATCGCCGCGATCAACCCCGGCGTCAAGCTGCCGTCGACCGCCATCAAGGTCTTCTTCCGCTCCGACGAGTCGGGCACCACCGAGAACTTCACCAAGTACCTCGCCGCCGCCGCGCCGAAGGTGTGGACCGCCACCCCGGGCAAGAAGTGGACCGGCAAGGGCGAGGGCAAGGAGAAGTCGGCCGGCGTCGCCAACGCGGTGAAGTCCACCGACGGCGGCATCACCTACGCCGAGTGGTCCTACGCCAAGGACAACAAGCTCGGCATCGCCCAGATCGACAACGGCGCCGGCCCGGTCGAGCTGACCGGTGAGTCCGCCGGCAAGGCCGTCGCCGCCGCCACGGTCGCCGGCACCGGCAACGACCTCAAGCTCAAGCTCGACTACGCCACCAAGACCCCGGGCGCCTACCCGATCGTCCTGGTGACCTACGAGATCGCCTGCTCCAAGGCCAAGGACCCGGCCAAGGTGGAGCTGCTCAAGAGCTTCCTGAAGTTCTTCGCCTCCCCGGCGGAGCAGGCCAAGCTGCAGGACATCGGCTACGCGCCGCTGCCGACGGAGATCCAGACCAAGGTCGCCACCGCGATCAACGCGCTCTCCTGA
- the pstC gene encoding phosphate ABC transporter permease subunit PstC: protein MTSVTGVSTADNSPAAPGPSPLSGDGASTGRLGDRLFGGAARGAGLLVIILVVLIATFLLSQAIPAIAHDKANFLTSTDWNVDGDTLSFGIANLLWVTVISSVIALLIAVPLGVGVALFITQYSPRWLARPAASLVDLLAAVPSIVYGLWGLWVFGAHLSGIQHVLQDALGWFPLFSDTTVSEGGTIFVVGVVLAIMVLPIVTAISREVFAQTPVTHKEAALALGATRWEMIRTTVLPFGRPGVISASMLALGRALGETVAVLIILSALSGGTAWSWSIFNGGETFASKIANNAAEFDTPQKAGAFIAAGLVLFVLTFVVNALARIVIERRKAFTE from the coding sequence GTGACTTCGGTAACCGGCGTCTCCACCGCCGACAACTCCCCCGCCGCTCCGGGCCCCTCGCCCCTGAGCGGCGATGGTGCGTCCACGGGCCGTCTCGGCGACCGCCTCTTCGGCGGCGCTGCCCGCGGCGCGGGACTGCTCGTGATCATCCTCGTGGTCCTCATCGCGACGTTCCTGCTCTCGCAGGCCATCCCTGCGATCGCGCACGACAAGGCCAACTTCCTGACCTCCACCGACTGGAACGTCGACGGCGACACGCTGAGCTTCGGCATCGCCAACCTGCTGTGGGTCACCGTGATCAGCTCGGTGATCGCCCTGCTCATCGCGGTGCCGCTGGGGGTCGGCGTGGCCCTGTTCATCACGCAGTACTCCCCGCGCTGGCTCGCCCGTCCGGCCGCGTCGCTGGTCGACCTGCTCGCCGCCGTCCCCTCGATCGTCTACGGCCTGTGGGGCCTGTGGGTGTTCGGCGCGCACCTGAGCGGGATCCAGCACGTGCTGCAGGACGCACTGGGGTGGTTCCCCCTGTTCTCGGACACCACGGTCAGCGAGGGCGGCACGATCTTCGTCGTCGGCGTCGTGCTGGCGATCATGGTGCTGCCGATCGTCACCGCGATCTCGCGCGAGGTGTTCGCCCAGACCCCGGTCACGCACAAGGAAGCGGCGCTGGCGCTCGGCGCGACCCGCTGGGAGATGATCCGCACCACGGTCCTGCCGTTCGGCCGCCCGGGTGTCATCTCGGCGTCGATGCTCGCGCTCGGCCGGGCGCTCGGCGAGACGGTCGCCGTCCTGATCATCCTGTCCGCGCTCTCCGGCGGGACGGCCTGGTCCTGGTCGATCTTCAACGGCGGCGAGACCTTCGCCTCCAAGATCGCCAACAACGCCGCCGAGTTCGACACCCCGCAGAAGGCGGGGGCGTTCATCGCGGCCGGCCTGGTCCTGTTCGTCCTGACCTTCGTCGTCAACGCCCTCGCACGGATCGTCATCGAGCGCCGGAAGGCCTTCACCGAATGA
- the pstA gene encoding phosphate ABC transporter permease PstA, which translates to MSTTTDAPSAPAPAPSPALQLGHKSRGRAFRNQLARVVMWAAFLLALVPLVWILWTVLARGLHMLLGADWWTHSQRGITSRMVGGGAVHAIQGTLIMAVVTAVIAVPIAVMTAIYLVEYGRGRFARAVSFMVDILTGIPSIVAALFIYAVWVTTFGFQRVAFAVCLALVLLMVPVVVRSTEEMLKLVPNELREASYALGVPKWKTIVRIVLPTAFSGIVTGVLLGLARVMGETAPLLILGPYTKEISTNLFGGLMATLPTMINQDRTESLQPALDRVWGAALTLILLVLLLNLAGRVVARFGRVRG; encoded by the coding sequence ATGAGCACCACGACTGACGCCCCCTCGGCCCCGGCGCCGGCGCCGTCGCCCGCGCTGCAGCTCGGCCACAAGTCCCGCGGCCGGGCCTTCCGCAACCAGCTCGCGCGCGTCGTCATGTGGGCCGCGTTCCTGCTGGCCCTGGTGCCTCTGGTGTGGATCCTGTGGACGGTCCTGGCCCGTGGCCTGCACATGCTCCTCGGCGCCGACTGGTGGACGCACTCCCAGCGCGGCATCACCTCGCGGATGGTCGGTGGCGGCGCCGTGCACGCCATCCAGGGCACGCTCATCATGGCCGTGGTCACCGCAGTGATCGCGGTGCCGATCGCGGTGATGACGGCGATCTACCTCGTGGAGTACGGCCGTGGGCGGTTCGCCCGGGCGGTCTCGTTCATGGTCGACATCCTCACCGGCATCCCCTCCATCGTCGCGGCGCTGTTCATCTACGCCGTGTGGGTCACGACGTTCGGCTTCCAGCGGGTGGCGTTCGCCGTCTGCCTGGCCCTGGTGCTGCTCATGGTCCCGGTCGTCGTGCGCTCGACCGAGGAGATGCTCAAGCTCGTGCCGAACGAGCTGCGCGAGGCGTCCTACGCCCTCGGCGTGCCGAAGTGGAAGACGATCGTGCGCATCGTGCTCCCCACGGCGTTCTCCGGCATCGTGACGGGCGTGCTGCTCGGCCTGGCGCGCGTCATGGGCGAGACCGCACCGCTGCTGATCCTCGGGCCCTACACCAAGGAGATCTCGACCAACCTCTTCGGCGGGCTCATGGCGACCCTGCCCACGATGATCAACCAGGACCGCACCGAGAGCCTGCAGCCCGCCCTGGACCGGGTGTGGGGCGCGGCGCTCACGCTGATCCTGCTGGTCCTCCTGCTCAACCTCGCCGGCCGTGTCGTGGCGCGGTTCGGCCGCGTGCGCGGCTGA
- the pstB gene encoding phosphate ABC transporter ATP-binding protein PstB — MAKRIDVKDLNVFYGDFKAVEDVTMTVEPRSVTAFIGPSGCGKSTFLRTLNRMHEVIPGGRVQGSVMLDDQDLYASGIDPVAVRRTVGMVFQRPNPFPTMTIFDNVAAGLKLNGMRDKKKLTERVEKSLRGANLWNEVKDRLNKPGAGLSGGQQQRLCIARAIAVEPQVLLMDEPCSALDPISTLAIEDLVNELKSTYTIVIVTHNMQQAARVSDRTAFFNLAAQGKPGRLIEMDDTHKIFSNPTQRATEDYISGRFG; from the coding sequence ATGGCCAAGCGAATCGACGTCAAGGACCTCAACGTCTTCTACGGAGACTTCAAGGCGGTCGAGGACGTCACGATGACCGTGGAGCCGCGCTCGGTGACGGCGTTCATCGGCCCGTCCGGCTGCGGCAAGTCGACGTTCCTGCGCACGCTCAACCGGATGCACGAGGTGATCCCCGGCGGGCGCGTCCAGGGCTCGGTGATGCTCGACGACCAGGACCTCTACGCCTCGGGCATCGACCCGGTGGCGGTGCGCCGGACCGTCGGCATGGTGTTCCAGCGGCCGAACCCCTTCCCCACGATGACCATCTTCGACAACGTGGCGGCCGGGCTGAAGCTCAACGGCATGCGCGACAAGAAGAAGCTGACCGAGCGCGTCGAGAAGTCGCTGCGCGGCGCGAACCTGTGGAACGAGGTCAAGGACCGGCTGAACAAGCCCGGCGCCGGGCTCTCCGGTGGGCAGCAGCAGCGGCTGTGCATCGCTCGGGCGATCGCGGTCGAGCCGCAGGTGCTGCTCATGGACGAGCCGTGCTCGGCGCTGGACCCGATCTCCACGCTGGCGATCGAGGACCTCGTCAACGAGCTGAAGTCGACCTACACGATCGTCATCGTCACCCACAACATGCAGCAGGCGGCGCGGGTGTCGGACCGGACGGCGTTCTTCAACCTCGCGGCGCAGGGCAAGCCCGGCCGGCTGATCGAGATGGACGACACGCACAAGATCTTCAGCAACCCGACCCAGCGCGCGACCGAGGACTACATCTCCGGCCGCTTCGGCTGA